From Nguyenibacter vanlangensis, one genomic window encodes:
- the mauA gene encoding methylamine dehydrogenase (amicyanin) small subunit, translating into MANPDNAETGADAGAGRAGFDRVTERMTRFLAGRSSRRSALARLGGWAAAIPAFPLLPVSRDEARAGTLLRAPSPFAAKAQAKDDSKCDYWRYCAIDGNLCTTCGGGVHSCPPGTHPSPTSWIGTCFNPQDRRSYLIAYRDCCGQDACNEMNCLSTDGELPTYRPQSNNDIIWCFGTGSLLYNCSTAVIVGTAE; encoded by the coding sequence TTCGACCGCGTAACCGAACGCATGACCCGTTTCCTGGCCGGCCGCTCCTCGCGCCGCAGCGCGCTGGCGCGCCTGGGGGGCTGGGCGGCGGCCATTCCGGCCTTCCCGCTGCTGCCCGTCTCGCGCGACGAGGCGCGTGCCGGCACCCTGCTGCGCGCGCCGTCGCCCTTCGCGGCCAAGGCGCAGGCCAAGGACGACAGCAAGTGCGATTACTGGCGCTATTGCGCGATCGACGGCAATCTCTGCACCACCTGCGGCGGCGGCGTGCATAGCTGCCCGCCCGGCACGCACCCGTCGCCCACCTCGTGGATCGGCACCTGCTTCAACCCGCAGGATCGCCGCTCCTACCTGATTGCCTATCGCGATTGTTGCGGCCAGGATGCCTGCAACGAAATGAACTGCCTCAGCACCGACGGTGAACTGCCGACCTACCGTCCGCAATCCAACAACGACATCATCTGGTGCTTCGGGACCGGTTCGCTTCTGTACAACTGCTCGACAGCCGTCATCGTAGGAACTGCCGAATGA
- a CDS encoding cytochrome c: MKKLLALAVSLAAATPAFAAPDGQALYGANCGICHQGGGVGAPGQFPPLANRIDKIASTPDGKKYLTQVLMNGLSGMIEAGGATYVGFMPSFKSLPDDQVAAILTYLSGLGATKPAPVFTAADLAAARAAPMSSSAVAAARKTLNAAHPLP; the protein is encoded by the coding sequence ATGAAAAAACTCCTTGCCCTCGCCGTCTCCCTCGCCGCCGCCACGCCGGCCTTCGCCGCTCCGGACGGGCAGGCGCTGTATGGGGCCAATTGCGGCATCTGCCACCAGGGCGGCGGCGTCGGGGCGCCGGGGCAGTTCCCGCCCCTGGCCAACCGGATCGACAAGATCGCCTCCACGCCCGACGGCAAGAAATACCTGACCCAGGTGCTGATGAACGGCCTGTCCGGCATGATCGAGGCCGGCGGCGCGACCTATGTCGGCTTCATGCCCAGCTTCAAAAGCCTGCCGGACGACCAGGTCGCGGCGATCCTGACCTACCTGTCCGGGCTGGGCGCGACCAAGCCCGCGCCCGTCTTCACGGCGGCGGACCTGGCGGCGGCGCGCGCGGCGCCGATGTCCTCCTCGGCTGTCGCCGCGGCACGGAAGACGCTGAATGCGGCGCATCCCCTTCCGTAA
- a CDS encoding cystathionine beta-lyase, with product MRRIPFRNRPAAVRPVLALLALAGLLPPGQPARALDQTRSTYLMKCGGCHGIEGQSGQTYIPTLRDRIGTLTCTQEGRAYLLRVPGVSMSLIRDDALMAQVMNFVLFDLGGSSTPRGTPPFTVQEIRALRGNPLRTTDLPSLRAGVWGRAVTACAARTGGAAHPY from the coding sequence ATGCGGCGCATCCCCTTCCGTAATCGCCCGGCTGCCGTCCGGCCGGTGCTGGCTCTGCTGGCGCTGGCCGGGCTTCTCCCTCCGGGCCAGCCGGCCCGGGCCCTGGACCAGACCCGCAGCACCTATCTGATGAAATGCGGCGGCTGCCACGGGATCGAAGGCCAGTCCGGACAGACCTATATCCCCACCTTGCGCGACCGGATCGGCACGCTGACCTGCACGCAGGAAGGCAGGGCCTATCTGCTGCGCGTCCCAGGCGTCTCGATGTCGCTGATCCGCGACGACGCGCTGATGGCGCAGGTCATGAATTTCGTGCTGTTCGACCTGGGCGGTTCCAGCACCCCGCGCGGCACGCCTCCCTTCACCGTACAGGAAATCCGCGCCCTGCGCGGCAACCCGCTGCGCACGACCGACCTGCCCAGCCTGCGCGCCGGCGTCTGGGGCCGCGCCGTCACCGCCTGCGCCGCCCGCACCGGCGGCGCGGCGCACCCTTATTGA
- a CDS encoding nucleoside 2-deoxyribosyltransferase, with the protein MSGNTYVYLAGDLVFRPGAIAIFDRLRALCRAVGLEGLAPFDGQAGIETLPPGLETTLKIVAADRALMDRCAGGIFCVDPFRRAADMDPGTAVEIGYMMAQGKKLAGYTVDGRLYPEKVASYRLTAWGDALRQRVTHDAPVESGAIEDADGILAHSDGMVQNGMIEGFIRMSGGFVAVHDDFYEAFRIAAEDLARRLG; encoded by the coding sequence ATGAGCGGAAACACATATGTCTATCTGGCCGGGGACCTGGTCTTTCGCCCCGGCGCGATCGCGATCTTCGACCGGCTGCGGGCGCTGTGCCGGGCGGTGGGACTGGAAGGGCTGGCCCCCTTCGACGGTCAGGCGGGCATCGAGACCCTGCCGCCGGGGCTGGAGACCACGCTGAAGATCGTGGCGGCGGACCGCGCCCTGATGGATCGCTGCGCGGGCGGCATCTTCTGCGTCGATCCGTTTCGCCGCGCGGCGGACATGGACCCCGGCACGGCGGTCGAGATCGGCTATATGATGGCGCAGGGCAAGAAGCTGGCCGGCTATACGGTCGATGGCCGGCTCTATCCCGAGAAGGTCGCGTCCTATCGCCTGACGGCCTGGGGAGATGCGCTGCGCCAGCGGGTGACGCATGACGCGCCCGTGGAATCCGGCGCGATCGAGGATGCCGACGGCATCCTGGCCCATTCGGACGGCATGGTGCAGAACGGCATGATCGAGGGATTTATCCGCATGTCCGGCGGGTTCGTCGCCGTCCATGACGATTTTTACGAAGCGTTCCGCATCGCCGCCGAGGACCTGGCCCGCCGCCTTGGATAG